A genome region from Scleropages formosus chromosome 6, fSclFor1.1, whole genome shotgun sequence includes the following:
- the rpl37 gene encoding large ribosomal subunit protein eL37 encodes MTKGTSSFGKRRNKTHTLCRRCGSKAYHLQKSTCGKCGYPAKRKRKYNWSAKAKRRSTTGTGRMRHLKVVYRRFRNGFREGTTPKPKRAAVAASGSS; translated from the exons ATG ACGAAAGGAACGTCGTCATTTGGAAAGCGTCGCAACAAGACGCACACTCTGTGCCGCCGCTGTGGCTCTAAGGCTTACCACCTTCAGAAGTCCACCTGTGGCAAGTGTGGATACCCCGCCAAGCGCAAGAGAAAGT ACAACTGGAGCGCTAAGGCTAAGAGGCGCAGCACCACTGGGACAGGTCGCATGAGGCACCTGAAGGTTGTGTACCGCAGATTCAG AAACGGATTCCGGGAAGGAACAACCCCCAAGCCAAAACGTGCAGCTGTAGCTGCCTCTGGGTCATCTTag